In a single window of the Micrococcaceae bacterium Sec5.7 genome:
- a CDS encoding polysaccharide pyruvyl transferase family protein yields the protein MGLDLPHQVGLIGFFGWGNFGDELFFQLWTNQLSRWTPFRANDLLAKPYFSRPATEVAASADALIIGGGDLIRTEAISPLYWNRAWTDRPLVISGIGVAEESGQRRPDVVPRLRQFFQNANILSLSARDARSQEWIESKLHPPLPVRLVPDLAFGIETSARRRRDSDDEILVPTIGLVLNRDCSETDVKLAEELTVMHLAGNIYLRILVLATGQQLSTERALLLALNLSVSFEVIDSVDHMIGAIADLDLLYSAKFHGLVVAARHGVPSFSLRRTSKAISLAESCHLVQIAPDYSWSLQDALQSINDSEAGRAQVAGWVSSAQAELLHVQGVIDEIQRCR from the coding sequence TTGGGGCTGGATTTGCCGCACCAGGTTGGGCTGATTGGATTCTTCGGCTGGGGTAACTTTGGCGACGAATTGTTCTTTCAACTATGGACGAACCAGTTGAGCCGTTGGACACCATTTCGAGCTAATGATCTTTTGGCAAAGCCCTACTTCTCCAGGCCCGCAACCGAAGTGGCGGCCAGCGCTGACGCCTTGATTATAGGAGGCGGAGATTTGATTCGGACCGAAGCGATATCTCCGCTCTACTGGAACAGGGCCTGGACTGACCGACCCCTGGTCATCTCAGGAATCGGAGTAGCGGAGGAGTCAGGACAACGCCGGCCTGATGTAGTGCCCAGACTCCGGCAATTTTTCCAGAATGCCAACATCTTGTCATTGAGCGCACGAGATGCCAGGAGCCAGGAGTGGATTGAATCCAAACTTCATCCGCCTCTGCCCGTTCGCCTCGTTCCGGATTTGGCATTTGGTATCGAGACTTCTGCACGTAGAAGACGTGACTCTGATGATGAGATATTGGTTCCTACTATCGGTCTCGTACTGAACAGGGATTGCTCAGAGACGGACGTAAAGTTAGCTGAAGAACTGACTGTTATGCATTTGGCGGGAAATATATACTTGCGAATTCTCGTGCTGGCAACGGGCCAGCAGTTGTCAACCGAACGGGCTCTTCTTCTTGCACTGAATTTAAGTGTTTCATTTGAGGTTATTGATTCGGTTGACCACATGATCGGCGCCATCGCAGACCTCGACCTGCTATATTCCGCTAAGTTTCACGGTCTGGTTGTGGCGGCCCGGCACGGAGTCCCGTCCTTTTCCCTCCGCAGGACCTCAAAGGCGATTTCCTTGGCTGAGTCATGTCATCTCGTTCAAATAGCTCCGGATTATTCGTGGAGTCTGCAAGACGCACTGCAGTCGATCAACGATTCAGAGGCAGGGCGAGCGCAGGTGGCGGGCTGGGTCTCGTCTGCGCAAGCTGAGCTACTACATGTCCAGGGGGTCATTGATGAGATCCAGCGCTGTCGATAG
- a CDS encoding glycosyltransferase produces the protein MKIEYRSFKASPQSPATELLAAYSALAGGESRPHLLGYTPVARMNPYQSLLYRSFPESGIAVAPILKPDQFRGLLDFQKMAETTSLHLHWNSWMTFGEPDESRARLLGIGMAGRLEQLRNKGVNVVWTVHNVYPHDAVHIDLELEIQQLVADAANVVHVMSKSTIGAMEGYVNLDPNKVVVAPHPSYKGAYVDVVTREEARAMLGLGPDEVVFLLFGALKTYKGLDRLLNAVDALSRQSPDLRFRVLVAGGADGTREVAEFVNRALVHPHVLVESNKIPSDKAQYFLRAADIGLVNYERTLNSGAALLFGTFDLPVVAADTPTFREGLDERSTAFVEDSSPEAFARAMATAAHLVGDYSVKESLAAHMARFNPDDVSRDFAARLLTRLE, from the coding sequence GTGAAAATCGAGTACCGTTCCTTTAAGGCAAGCCCGCAGTCACCGGCCACGGAATTGCTGGCGGCCTACTCGGCCCTGGCCGGCGGTGAAAGCCGCCCCCATCTCCTCGGTTACACGCCTGTCGCCCGTATGAATCCGTACCAGTCGCTGCTATACCGGAGTTTTCCTGAGAGCGGCATAGCCGTGGCACCAATCTTGAAACCGGACCAGTTTCGTGGCCTCCTGGATTTTCAGAAAATGGCGGAGACCACGTCGCTCCACTTGCACTGGAACTCGTGGATGACGTTTGGTGAACCGGATGAAAGCCGCGCCCGTCTGCTGGGTATCGGCATGGCCGGACGATTGGAGCAACTGCGGAACAAGGGTGTAAACGTCGTATGGACAGTCCACAACGTATACCCGCATGATGCTGTGCATATTGACCTTGAACTTGAGATCCAGCAACTTGTCGCCGACGCAGCCAATGTTGTCCACGTGATGTCCAAGAGCACCATCGGTGCCATGGAGGGATACGTCAACCTGGACCCAAACAAAGTGGTTGTGGCGCCCCACCCGAGCTACAAGGGTGCCTACGTGGATGTCGTAACACGGGAAGAGGCCCGTGCAATGTTGGGATTGGGCCCGGACGAAGTGGTCTTCCTTCTCTTCGGAGCGCTCAAAACATATAAAGGGCTGGACCGCCTGCTGAACGCAGTAGATGCGCTGTCTCGGCAATCGCCGGACCTCCGTTTCCGAGTGCTGGTAGCTGGCGGGGCAGACGGGACCCGGGAAGTAGCGGAATTTGTGAACCGTGCTCTTGTTCACCCGCACGTACTAGTCGAAAGCAATAAAATCCCGAGCGATAAGGCGCAATACTTTCTTCGGGCCGCTGATATTGGACTCGTAAACTACGAGCGGACGCTCAACAGCGGGGCCGCTCTACTCTTTGGCACATTCGACTTGCCCGTCGTTGCCGCCGATACTCCAACATTCCGCGAGGGCCTCGACGAGAGATCGACCGCGTTCGTGGAAGACAGCTCGCCGGAAGCCTTTGCGCGGGCGATGGCTACGGCCGCTCATCTGGTGGGGGACTACTCGGTGAAGGAATCCCTAGCCGCACATATGGCGCGATTCAATCCAGACGACGTCAGCCGCGATTTCGCCGCACGCCTGCTGACCCGGCTGGAGTAG
- a CDS encoding glycosyltransferase family 4 protein — protein MNLHSRKLSDKEMLDLAMGELDRAHADISRLLRLHKSNVSAMSSLLENINRESGSDRPHSLEGLVVQLTSRFGGLNSITHYLAEKKYDNAFVWASAIRNRLSKDVGFVRALRDLQIKRGEVSDALLLTHEVARQDPRINAAGIRKLEGRFREMSGWTPKIPGLKVPIDNPVQGRILHLVKESRPYLSNGFTSRSQRNFVAEAQSGLDPVVVTEPGFPRGLVGKSFPRTEQVDGIPHVRLDVGDIDYAGMPVDDFLQMFAQLAYEEVVKHRPAAIHASSGRRGYETALVGLALQEKTGLPFVYEVRSFFEANWTSDVEWESTGETFSRRMWVEEMCMNRADRVLTIGQAMKDELISRGIPADKIGIIPNAVDTIAFTPRDRSQALASKHGLQDFPTFGYVSNMDHYRESQETLIEACKILKDAGSQARCVLVGSGPRKDALVAMAAGLGISDRVVFTGSVDHNDIPDYYSLIDIFVVPRIPERAATYVTPLKPFEAMALRKPIVVSDLPALTEIVAPPERGTTFPAGDAGALASLLMRLFDDPEECMRMASAGLDWVTTSRTWGSNGERYVEEFGKLFEEDATK, from the coding sequence ATGAATCTTCACTCGCGCAAATTGTCGGACAAAGAGATGTTGGATCTCGCAATGGGAGAGCTTGACCGCGCCCATGCAGACATTTCTCGGCTTCTGCGGCTACACAAGTCCAACGTTTCTGCCATGTCGAGCCTTCTGGAAAATATCAATCGCGAGTCTGGGAGCGACAGGCCGCATTCCCTCGAAGGGCTCGTTGTCCAATTGACATCCCGTTTCGGCGGACTGAATTCGATCACGCACTACTTGGCGGAAAAGAAATACGACAACGCATTCGTTTGGGCCAGTGCAATCCGGAACAGACTTTCGAAGGATGTCGGTTTCGTGCGTGCCCTAAGGGACCTTCAGATCAAACGCGGTGAGGTTAGCGACGCCCTACTTCTTACACACGAGGTGGCTCGTCAGGACCCCAGGATCAACGCTGCAGGAATCAGGAAACTTGAGGGGCGTTTTCGGGAGATGTCAGGCTGGACACCCAAAATTCCTGGTCTGAAGGTTCCGATTGACAATCCGGTGCAGGGCCGTATCTTGCATCTGGTGAAAGAAAGCCGTCCCTACCTTTCAAACGGATTTACTTCGCGCAGTCAACGCAACTTCGTGGCTGAGGCGCAGTCAGGCTTGGATCCCGTCGTAGTCACGGAACCGGGATTCCCGCGAGGTCTTGTTGGGAAATCGTTTCCCCGGACCGAACAGGTGGACGGAATTCCCCACGTTCGGCTCGACGTCGGCGATATCGACTACGCCGGCATGCCAGTTGACGATTTCCTTCAAATGTTTGCTCAGCTGGCCTACGAAGAGGTTGTGAAGCATCGCCCGGCTGCCATACACGCCAGTTCAGGCCGGAGGGGCTACGAGACCGCCCTCGTGGGGTTGGCCTTGCAGGAGAAGACTGGGCTTCCGTTCGTATATGAGGTCCGGTCATTCTTTGAAGCGAACTGGACAAGTGACGTCGAGTGGGAATCCACTGGAGAGACCTTTTCCCGGAGGATGTGGGTCGAAGAGATGTGCATGAACCGCGCAGACCGGGTGCTCACCATCGGGCAGGCGATGAAAGATGAGCTCATCTCAAGGGGGATCCCGGCCGACAAGATCGGAATTATTCCCAATGCCGTGGACACTATTGCATTCACTCCACGGGATCGGTCCCAGGCGCTGGCGTCCAAACACGGCTTGCAGGATTTTCCGACTTTTGGGTATGTGTCGAATATGGATCACTATCGTGAGTCGCAGGAAACCCTGATCGAAGCCTGCAAAATTCTAAAGGACGCGGGATCGCAGGCCCGATGCGTCCTTGTTGGTAGTGGTCCGCGGAAGGACGCCCTTGTCGCGATGGCGGCTGGTCTCGGCATCTCCGACCGCGTGGTCTTCACCGGCTCAGTCGACCATAACGACATCCCGGACTATTACTCATTGATTGACATATTCGTAGTGCCACGGATTCCTGAACGGGCCGCAACCTATGTGACTCCGCTCAAGCCATTCGAAGCGATGGCTCTTCGGAAACCGATCGTGGTAAGTGACCTGCCTGCGCTTACCGAAATCGTAGCCCCGCCTGAGCGCGGCACGACGTTTCCCGCCGGCGACGCAGGCGCTCTGGCTTCGCTACTGATGCGGCTTTTCGATGACCCGGAGGAATGCATGCGGATGGCCTCGGCCGGACTTGATTGGGTCACCACATCCCGAACCTGGGGCAGTAACGGTGAACGGTATGTTGAAGAATTCGGAAAATTGTTCGAAGAGGATGCAACGAAGTGA
- a CDS encoding IclR family transcriptional regulator translates to MDNSSGVGVIDKAAHVLDALEAGPTTLAQLVAATGLARPTVHRLALALVHHRLVSRDIQGRFVLGSRLVELASAAGEDRLIASAGPVLMQLRDATGESAQIFRRQGDWRVCVASAERPIGLRDTIPVGTQLSMKAGSAAQVLLAWEDHDRLLEGLQAARFTPTVLAGVRRRGWGQSLGEREPGVASVSAPVRGPSGRVIAAVSISGPIERLTRQPGRLHAEVVCNAARVLTEALRKNND, encoded by the coding sequence ATGGACAATTCTAGTGGAGTCGGTGTCATTGATAAAGCGGCCCATGTGCTTGACGCACTCGAGGCCGGGCCCACCACTCTGGCGCAGCTGGTGGCCGCGACCGGACTGGCAAGGCCGACCGTGCACAGGCTTGCACTGGCGCTGGTCCACCACCGGCTGGTCAGCCGCGACATCCAGGGCAGGTTCGTGCTTGGCAGCCGGCTCGTGGAGCTCGCGTCCGCAGCTGGCGAAGACCGCTTGATCGCCTCCGCCGGGCCGGTGCTCATGCAGCTGCGCGATGCCACGGGCGAGAGCGCGCAGATTTTCCGCCGCCAGGGCGACTGGCGGGTGTGCGTGGCCTCCGCGGAGCGCCCCATCGGCCTGCGGGACACCATCCCCGTGGGCACGCAGCTTTCCATGAAGGCCGGCTCGGCCGCCCAGGTGCTTCTGGCCTGGGAAGACCACGACCGTCTGCTCGAAGGCCTCCAGGCAGCGCGTTTCACGCCCACTGTCCTGGCGGGAGTACGACGGCGGGGCTGGGGCCAGAGCCTCGGCGAACGTGAGCCGGGGGTCGCCTCCGTTTCGGCACCGGTGCGCGGGCCCTCCGGCCGCGTCATTGCCGCCGTTTCGATTTCGGGCCCCATCGAGCGACTGACCCGTCAGCCCGGCCGGCTTCACGCCGAAGTTGTCTGCAATGCGGCCCGCGTCCTCACGGAAGCCCTCCGCAAGAACAACGACTGA
- a CDS encoding DUF1697 domain-containing protein: MSSYAVFLRGINVGGINIKMADLKGALTSRPFQDVKTLLASGNVVLNSALGPAAVKKEFEDCLRESFGYDAWVVVLTSARVAELVEACPYPADDKATHTYITLASDTATLADLYDAGGALDGTELTRLGPEAMAWLAPAGGTLDSPFSKLSSKPKYKATTTTRNLRTMVKVRDAAAAL, from the coding sequence ATGAGCAGCTATGCGGTGTTTCTCCGCGGAATTAACGTGGGCGGCATCAACATCAAGATGGCGGACCTCAAAGGGGCGCTGACGTCGCGCCCGTTCCAGGATGTGAAGACCCTCCTGGCGAGTGGCAACGTTGTCCTGAACAGTGCACTTGGCCCTGCGGCCGTCAAGAAGGAATTCGAGGACTGCCTCCGGGAGTCATTCGGATACGACGCCTGGGTGGTAGTGCTGACGTCGGCACGCGTTGCCGAACTAGTGGAAGCGTGCCCCTACCCTGCCGATGACAAGGCCACGCATACCTACATCACCCTGGCCTCGGACACCGCCACACTTGCGGATCTGTACGATGCCGGCGGCGCACTGGACGGAACGGAGCTGACCCGGCTCGGCCCGGAGGCCATGGCCTGGCTCGCCCCCGCCGGCGGCACTCTGGACAGCCCGTTCAGCAAACTCTCCTCGAAGCCGAAGTACAAGGCAACCACCACCACGCGCAACCTCCGGACCATGGTCAAGGTCCGGGACGCTGCGGCAGCCTTGTAA
- a CDS encoding GSCFA domain-containing protein, whose protein sequence is MTYSPPTSNSQPVSPYRGNPAKTYWKSAVQGSQITEIENLYVKKFPISPKQRIATAGSCFAQHISRHLRRNGYSVLDVEPAPPHLDGASAAEYGYGIYSARFGNIYYTRQLMQLAREVLEQKTPGEIVWERGGRYFDALRPSIVPNGHDSPAAVLAHRAAHLKSVKKLFAMTDIFVFTMGLTEAWELIEDGTIFPTAPGTVAGSFDPEKYQFKNFNYDEIVRDFLEFRILLRRINPNVKFMITVSPVPLAATATSNHVLTATTYSKSVLRAAAGEIERRCADVDYFPSYEIVTTNFLPNHAFDATGRGVLPQTVNQVMSYFFNQHPIEKRVKEESLEAAAAEAVYCEEALLEVFAV, encoded by the coding sequence ATGACTTATTCACCTCCGACGTCCAACAGCCAGCCTGTTTCACCGTATCGGGGAAATCCGGCAAAGACGTATTGGAAATCCGCCGTTCAAGGGTCGCAAATAACGGAAATTGAGAACTTGTACGTTAAGAAGTTCCCAATATCGCCAAAACAACGTATAGCGACGGCTGGCAGCTGCTTCGCTCAACACATCAGCCGGCACCTTCGCCGGAACGGATACTCTGTACTGGACGTTGAGCCGGCTCCTCCTCATCTGGATGGTGCCTCAGCAGCGGAATATGGTTACGGAATTTATTCTGCGCGGTTTGGAAACATTTATTACACAAGGCAATTGATGCAGCTCGCACGAGAAGTGCTCGAGCAGAAAACCCCCGGAGAGATCGTGTGGGAGCGCGGCGGACGCTATTTTGACGCACTTCGACCGTCAATTGTGCCGAATGGGCATGACTCGCCGGCGGCTGTGCTCGCTCATCGCGCCGCTCATCTGAAGAGCGTAAAGAAATTATTCGCCATGACCGACATTTTCGTTTTCACCATGGGACTCACTGAAGCGTGGGAGCTTATTGAGGATGGGACTATTTTTCCGACCGCCCCTGGAACAGTAGCGGGCAGTTTTGATCCAGAAAAGTATCAGTTCAAGAATTTTAATTATGACGAGATCGTTCGTGACTTTTTGGAGTTCAGAATCTTGTTGCGGCGCATCAATCCGAATGTAAAATTCATGATCACAGTCTCGCCCGTACCGCTGGCCGCCACCGCGACGTCCAACCATGTGCTGACGGCGACCACATACTCGAAGTCTGTACTCCGCGCGGCTGCGGGAGAAATTGAAAGAAGATGCGCGGACGTTGACTACTTCCCTTCTTACGAGATTGTCACAACTAATTTCCTGCCGAATCATGCGTTCGATGCCACCGGAAGGGGAGTTCTACCTCAGACAGTGAATCAGGTAATGTCGTATTTCTTCAATCAGCACCCGATAGAGAAACGTGTGAAAGAAGAATCGCTCGAGGCTGCTGCGGCCGAGGCTGTTTATTGTGAGGAAGCACTTCTTGAGGTGTTCGCAGTATGA
- a CDS encoding GTPase codes for MSRHSVAREASQLHRRLEALHDARELAEGVLPDEDLDAVLLVLERASSRRSLSADHTVVGFFGATGSGKSSLFNAVNGAEIATAAARRPTTSEPLASVWGTDDSEPLLDWLEVRNRHHAGPVAGFADETTGLILLDLPDFDSTRAANREIVQRMVGLLDVLVWVLDPQKYADAAVHNDFLTPHSSHGAVTLVVLNQIDRLPEGDVEPVLESLKGILGRDGLGKVPVLGASALAGTGVDRVRAAIRHVVVQREALSQRLAADVARASARLRDASGDGEAAGVKSGTTSRLAEELAIAANVPLVVDAVARSYKHESTRRTGWPVTRWMVKFRPDPLRRLNLRREDSTAEVNRTSLPPAGAPERARTDSAVREFADSASLGAPVPWRAAIRGAAREGREQLPDALDQAIAGTDLKAGRKSWWWGVFNVVQWLALLTAVGGLGWLGVLAVLGYLQMPVPEVPRVEGWPIPTLMIAGGVVLGIFLAITAKFITSGGARLRAAAAKKRLRSAVAQVAVQLVVEPVGVEVIRLESFNAALKAAGGK; via the coding sequence ATGAGCCGCCACAGCGTTGCCCGCGAGGCGTCCCAGCTGCATCGCCGCCTCGAAGCGCTCCATGATGCCCGCGAACTCGCCGAAGGAGTCCTCCCCGATGAGGATCTGGACGCGGTGCTCCTGGTGCTGGAGCGTGCAAGCTCGCGGCGCTCACTGTCTGCAGACCACACGGTGGTTGGCTTCTTCGGTGCCACCGGCAGCGGTAAGTCGTCTCTTTTCAACGCGGTGAACGGTGCTGAAATTGCGACGGCGGCAGCCCGCCGGCCCACTACTTCGGAACCCTTGGCGAGCGTCTGGGGAACGGACGACAGCGAGCCGCTGCTGGACTGGCTGGAGGTCCGCAACCGGCACCATGCCGGTCCCGTGGCCGGATTCGCGGACGAAACCACCGGGCTGATCCTCCTCGACCTGCCGGATTTCGACTCAACACGCGCAGCGAACCGGGAGATCGTGCAGCGCATGGTGGGCCTCCTGGACGTGCTCGTGTGGGTGCTTGATCCGCAGAAGTACGCCGACGCCGCCGTCCACAATGACTTCCTGACCCCGCATTCATCGCACGGCGCCGTGACGCTGGTGGTGCTGAACCAGATCGACCGGCTGCCCGAGGGGGACGTGGAGCCGGTCCTGGAATCGCTGAAAGGGATCCTCGGCCGAGATGGTCTGGGCAAGGTACCGGTACTCGGTGCCTCCGCACTCGCGGGCACAGGGGTGGATAGAGTCCGCGCCGCAATCCGCCACGTGGTGGTCCAGCGCGAGGCATTGTCGCAACGGCTGGCGGCCGACGTGGCCAGGGCCTCGGCCCGGCTCCGGGATGCTTCGGGCGACGGCGAGGCAGCCGGCGTGAAATCCGGAACCACGTCCCGTCTCGCCGAAGAACTTGCCATTGCGGCCAACGTCCCGCTGGTAGTTGACGCAGTGGCCCGGTCCTACAAACATGAGTCGACCCGCCGCACGGGCTGGCCGGTTACCCGGTGGATGGTGAAGTTCCGGCCTGATCCGCTGCGCCGCCTCAATCTGCGCCGGGAGGATTCCACGGCCGAAGTGAACCGGACCTCCCTGCCTCCGGCCGGAGCCCCCGAACGGGCACGGACGGACTCGGCGGTGCGTGAGTTCGCCGATTCGGCAAGCCTCGGCGCCCCCGTGCCCTGGCGGGCAGCCATCCGCGGTGCCGCCCGAGAAGGCCGGGAGCAGCTTCCGGATGCCCTGGACCAGGCCATTGCGGGAACGGATCTCAAGGCAGGGCGGAAGTCCTGGTGGTGGGGTGTCTTCAACGTGGTCCAGTGGCTTGCCCTCCTGACAGCCGTGGGCGGGCTGGGATGGCTCGGTGTGCTGGCCGTTCTGGGCTACCTGCAGATGCCGGTTCCGGAGGTGCCCAGGGTGGAGGGCTGGCCCATCCCCACGCTCATGATTGCCGGGGGAGTGGTGCTTGGCATATTCCTGGCGATTACCGCGAAGTTCATCACGTCCGGGGGAGCCAGGCTGCGTGCTGCGGCGGCAAAGAAGCGGCTCAGATCAGCCGTGGCACAGGTTGCCGTTCAGCTCGTGGTGGAGCCGGTTGGGGTTGAAGTGATCCGGCTCGAATCGTTCAATGCTGCACTGAAGGCAGCCGGCGGCAAATAG
- a CDS encoding polysaccharide pyruvyl transferase family protein: protein MARIGLVGFFGWGNYGDELFHRIWTDSVGKFHETKVVHDKLESPYFSRPASEIVKDFDGFVIGGGDLVIPNKISPLYWNKAWLNRPVYISGVGVPTWIKTEAPDVMERLQNFFQHRNVRYISARDIESAEWIRKKLTPNVEVRCHADLAFGAMYPPARKFSRPTAGISLRTHRADADPSVLIGVCQQLQSEGFDILNIVMGIGKTRAADLKVAQDFPLPGQIIFESESIDEISSTIGGLDVLISNKFHGTVVATSYGVSSVVLSSTSKSRNLYRRLGRSPLLSSAVDEQLLDKVRLAKMPLSDDSLKSVRVEAFEGIHSVVKAINSDFRPQ from the coding sequence GTGGCCCGCATTGGCCTAGTAGGTTTCTTCGGCTGGGGGAACTATGGAGATGAACTGTTCCACAGGATATGGACGGATTCAGTCGGTAAGTTCCACGAAACGAAAGTGGTCCACGACAAACTGGAATCACCGTATTTTAGCCGCCCCGCGAGTGAAATCGTTAAAGATTTTGATGGATTTGTCATAGGGGGCGGTGATCTTGTGATTCCCAACAAGATTTCGCCGCTCTATTGGAACAAGGCATGGCTCAACCGGCCTGTATATATTTCCGGCGTGGGGGTACCCACGTGGATAAAGACTGAAGCCCCTGATGTTATGGAGCGGCTTCAAAACTTCTTCCAGCACAGGAATGTTCGCTACATTTCAGCTCGCGATATCGAAAGCGCAGAGTGGATTCGGAAGAAGCTGACGCCTAACGTCGAAGTGAGGTGCCATGCAGACCTGGCCTTCGGCGCCATGTATCCGCCCGCCCGTAAGTTTTCTCGGCCCACTGCTGGAATTTCTCTCCGGACGCACCGTGCCGACGCAGACCCGTCGGTACTGATCGGTGTGTGTCAGCAACTGCAGTCTGAGGGATTCGATATCCTGAATATCGTCATGGGCATAGGGAAGACGCGCGCAGCGGATCTGAAGGTGGCTCAGGACTTTCCTTTGCCTGGGCAAATAATCTTTGAGAGCGAAAGTATTGATGAGATCAGCTCAACGATCGGCGGACTGGACGTACTCATTTCCAATAAGTTCCATGGGACGGTAGTAGCCACGAGCTACGGCGTATCCTCCGTCGTTTTGTCATCGACGTCAAAGTCACGCAATTTGTACCGGCGACTCGGTCGGTCCCCCCTCCTATCAAGTGCCGTGGACGAGCAGCTTCTGGACAAGGTTCGTTTGGCCAAGATGCCGCTTTCAGATGACTCGCTCAAGTCAGTGCGGGTTGAAGCTTTTGAGGGAATCCATTCAGTGGTAAAGGCAATCAATAGCGATTTCCGGCCACAGTAG